The following coding sequences lie in one Chelonoidis abingdonii isolate Lonesome George chromosome 6, CheloAbing_2.0, whole genome shotgun sequence genomic window:
- the LOC116831973 gene encoding beta-1,3-galactosyltransferase 5-like: MALMHPWGLKGLMCVSGLLSLILLWCLLVMTADVQKRWQLSSRFPIFRGKLPRRSRFGAIEAVQRGVDFPSLFTSSHTDPHCEPGQLLLILVTSAPGNSEPRQVIRRTWAAHEGPRAHQWQSMFLVGQSADIGVAQGIQREQQEFGDILIGNYQDTYRNLTLKVMHGFKWVAERCRPSYILKTDDDCFVNTDRLPEFLLEHNTIKTGLYAGSLFSREKRQVIREPSSKWYVSRQDYHLDEYPPYASGIGYILSLDAVERILWAAEHVHPIPVEDAYVGILAERAGIQVKSSARFAKHNVRWRVCNYRYLMVIHHLSPQEQEVAKGSMLQARSACHDSLEVTRWK; encoded by the coding sequence ATGGCACTGATGCATCCGTGGGGCTTAAAAGGGCTGATGTGTGTCAGTGGCCTTCTCTCACTCATCCTGCTCTGGTGCCTGCTGGTCATGACAGCTGACGTCCAGAAGAGATGGCAGCTATCCAGTCGCTTCCCCATCTTCCGAGGGAAGCTGCCCAGAAGGTCTCGCTTTGGGGCCATTGAAGCTGTCCAGAGAGGGGTGGACTTTCCATCTCTGTTCACCAGCTCTCACACAGATCCTCATTGTGAGCCTGGACAGCTGCTCCTGATCCTCGTGACTTCAGCCCCAGGGAATTCAGAGCCCAGGCAAGTGATCAGGAGAACCTGGGCTGCCCACGAGGGACCGAGAGCACACCAATGGCAGTCCATGTTCTTAGTCGGCCAGTCTGCAGACATTGGGGTAGCCCAGGGCATccagagagagcagcaggagtttggggacATCCTGATTGGGAATTATCAGGACACCTATCGGAACCTCACCCTGAAGGTCATGCATGGGTTTAAGTGGGTGGCTGAGCGGTGCCGGCCCAGCTACATTCTAAAGACGGATGATGACTGCTTCGTCAACACTGACCGGCTGCCGGAGTTCCTGCTGGAGCACAACACTATTAAGACGGGCCTGTATGCAGGATCCCTCTTCTCCCGGGAGAAGCGGCAGGTCATCAGAGAGCCTTCCAGCAAATGGTACGTCTCCAGGCAAGACTACCACTTAGACGAATACCCGCCATACGCCAGTGGCATCGGCTACATCCTGTCTCTGGATGCCGTTGAGCGAATCCTGTGGGCAGCAGAACATGTCCACCCCATCCCGGTGGAAGATGCCTACGTGGGCATCTTGGCTGAGAGGGCTGGGATCCAGGTGAAATCCAGCGCGCGCTTCGCCAAGCACAACGTGAGGTGGCGGGTGTGTAACTACCGCTACCTGATGGTGATTCATCACCTGAGCCCACAGGAGCAGGAGGTGGCCAAGGGGAGCATGCTACAGGCTCGGAGTGCCTGCCATGACAGCCTGGAGGTCACCAGGTGGAAGTGA
- the LOC116831974 gene encoding uncharacterized protein LOC116831974, with amino-acid sequence MDGDVGMAGCWSCVKALKQAFYSEWETCRQAGGHSPRVPPHYKTMKKIWKAAGRPVFGERRLPGHVLHPEIPGRPPSALGQCTKSELGSPHMAKASQVQTAPSPVPILVADAGPPFAPLPIFDYHPAFAAFPPMKQESAEREADSPVVCQAPAGQGLGEQALPVTVGDQGSPETTPGGEHPVLGDPASATDLQGTVPLPHPSHWPPPQP; translated from the exons ATGGATGGGGATGTGGGGATGGCTGGATGCTGGAGCTGTGTGAAGGCGCTCAAGCAGGCTTTCTACTCGGAGTGGGAGACCTGCCGGCAGGCCGGCGGCCACTCGCCACGCGTGCCTCCGCACTACAAGACCATGAAAAAGATCTGGAAGGCGGCAGGACGGCCCGTCTTCGGGGAGCGGCGCCTCCCAG GGCACGTCCTCCACCCGGAAATCCCGGGCAGGCCACCATCTGCACTGGGGCAGTGCACCAAGAGCGAGCTGGGTAGCC CTCACATGGCCAAGGCATCCCAGGTGCAGACAGCTCCTTCTCCTGTACCAA TTCTCGTTGCAGACGCTGGGCCCCCGTTCGCTCCCCTCCCCATCTTCG ACTACCACCCGGCCTTCGCTGCCTTCCCACCCATGAAGCAGGAGAGTGCGGAACGGGAGGCTG ACTCTCCTGTGGTGTGCCAGGCGCCCGCAGGGCAGGGTTTAGGGGAGCAGGCGCTGCCAGTCACTGTTGGAGACCAGGGCTCACCTGAGACAACACCTGGCGGTGAGCACCCCGTGCTGGGTGACCCGGCTTCGGCTACAGACCTGCAAGGTACGGTTCCCCTGCCACACCCATCCCActggcccccaccccagccctga